A genome region from Myripristis murdjan chromosome 16, fMyrMur1.1, whole genome shotgun sequence includes the following:
- the LOC115373370 gene encoding fucolectin-1-like has product MKHTIIILLLLLLGTCTVTTASKNLALRGKATQSSIIGAPWTGYSAASNAIDGNRQSQFMAGSCTNTHPQTNPWWRVDLLDSYIITSIIISVRDCCAHQTSGANIYISDSPIQDWRTKKADGSVPQVPLGESFTLNFDSKVEGRYVTVGLEGQNKVLSLCEVEVYGYSATGENLALRGRATQSSVYPAGIPLNAIDGNRASNWYQGSCSHTQYNFSPWWRLDLLKTYKVDSVSITNRDILPERINGIEIRIGNSLDNNGNNNPRCAVVSHIVGGGTETFQCNGMEGRYVNVVVPGRREYLTLCEVEVYGHSLD; this is encoded by the exons ATGAAACACACCATAATtatcctcctgctgcttctcctggGCACCTGCACGGTTACCACCGCTTCAA AAAATCTGGCCTTGCGTGGGAAAGCGACTCAGTCATCAATCATAGGCGCACCATGGACAGGCTACAGTGCCGCCTCCAATGCCATCGATGGAAACCGCCAATCTCAATTCATGGCTGGATCATGCACTAATACTCACCCACAAACGAACCCCTGGTGGAGAGTGGACCTGCTGGACTCCTACATTATCACCTCCATCATCATCTCAGTCAGAGACTGCTGTGCACACCAGACCAGTGGGGCAAATATCTACATCTCGGATTCTCCTATTCAAGATTGGAGAACAAAAAAAGC gGATGGTTCTGTTCCTCAGGTTCCATTGGGCGAGTCTTTCACTCTGAATTTTGACAGCAAAGTGGAGGGACGCTATGTGACTGTGGGACTGGAGGGTCAAAACAAAGTCCTTTCACTCTGCGAAGTGGAAGTCTATGGATATTCTGCGACTG GAGAGAATTTGGCACTCCGAGGACGAGCAACGCAGTCGTCAGTGTATCCAGCTGGAATCCCATTGAATGCCATAGATGGGAATCGTGCCAGCAACTGGTACCAAGGCTCCTGCAGTCACACGCAATACAACTTCAGCCCCTGGTGGCGACTGGACCTGCTCAAAACCTATAAGGTGGATTCTGTCAGCATCACTAACAGAGATATTCTACCAGAAAGAATCAATGGAATTGAGATCCGTATTGGAAATTCCCTCGACAACAATGGCAACAACAATCCCAG GTGTGCTGTGGTCTCGCACATCGTTGGAGGTGGTACCGAAACCTTCCAGTGTAATGGGATGGAGGGGCGCTACGTCAACGTTGTCGTTCCAGGAAGAAGAGAGTACCTGACCCTGTGTGAGGTGGAGGTGTACGGCCACAGCCTGGACTAG